Proteins encoded in a region of the Drosophila sechellia strain sech25 chromosome 2L, ASM438219v1, whole genome shotgun sequence genome:
- the LOC6613520 gene encoding phospholipase B1, membrane-associated, with product MASITYALCLCSLFILFSPLVSSNRRVRRQNRSDRLLADIGVRAQSYDPRVPENGIQQYTDIDQDLRHLFLNTRQTTLRWALNNIDALSSRGRREGKLQVPVSKKVPFPCPTNDTRSPSPPTSIEHLRPGDIDIIAAFGDSLSAGNGILSNNAIDMINEFRGLTFSGGGLANWRRFVTLPNILKIFNPKLYGFAVSNSLVINHRSSRLNIAEPMIMSRDLPFQARVLIDLLRRDRHVDMKRHWKLLTVYVGNNDICSDLCHWDTPQSFLDQHARDLRQAFRLLRDHVPRLLINLIVVPNIPLVLSTMTQVPLQCFVVHRVGCHCLINDRLNRTEFNERMDTLTRWQQLDMEIARLPEFHRQDFAIVAHPMLTKVTAPTLPDGSTDWRFFSHDCFHFSQRGHAIISNLLWNSMLLPDDQKPRPSVVPKLFERVVCPTAEQPYFVVRPS from the coding sequence ATGGCTAGCATTACCTACGCATTGTGTCTGTGCTCGTTGTTTATATTATTCTCGCCCCTTGTGTCCTCGAATCGGCGTGTCCGGCGACAAAATCGATCCGATCGCCTGTTGGCTGACATCGGAGTACGTGCCCAGTCCTACGATCCCCGTGTGCCGGAAAATGGCATCCAGCAGTACACCGACATCGACCAGGATCTGCGCCATCTGTTTCTCAACACCAGGCAGACCACGCTAAGATGGGCCCTCAACAACATCGATGCGCTGAGCAGCCGCGGCAGACGCGAGGGAAAGCTCCAGGTTCCGGTGTCCAAGAAGGTGCCCTTCCCGTGTCCCACGAACGACACACGCTCCCCCAGTCCGCCCACATCCATAGAGCACCTCAGGCCGGGTGATATTGACATCATAGCTGCCTTCGGTGACTCCCTGTCCGCAGGCAACGGAATACTGTCCAACAATGCCATCGATATGATCAACGAGTTCCGCGGCCTGACCTTCTCCGGTGGCGGTCTGGCCAACTGGCGAAGATTCGTCACCCTGCCGAACATCTTGAAGATTTTCAATCCCAAGCTGTACGGCTTTGCGGTGAGCAACAGCCTGGTGATCAACCACCGATCCTCGCGACTGAACATCGCCGAGCCGATGATCATGTCGCGGGATCTGCCCTTCCAGGCTCGCGTGCTCATCGATCTGCTGCGACGAGATCGCCATGTGGACATGAAGCGGCACTGGAAGCTGCTGACGGTGTATGTTGGAAACAACGACATCTGCTCCGACTTGTGCCACTGGGACACGCCGCAGAGCTTCCTTGACCAGCACGCCCGAGATCTGCGCCAGGCATTCCGGCTGCTGCGCGACCATGTGCCGCGCCTGCTGATCAACCTGATTGTTGTGCCAAACATCCCGCTGGTATTGAGCACCATGACCCAGGTGCCGCTGCAGTGCTTCGTCGTGCATCGTGTGGGGTGCCACTGCCTGATCAACGACCGCCTCAATCGCACCGAGTTCAATGAGCGCATGGACACCCTGACGCGTTGGCAGCAGCTGGACATGGAGATCGCCCGGCTGCCGGAGTTCCATCGCCAGGACTTTGCCATCGTCGCGCATCCGATGCTGACCAAGGTGACCGCACCCACGCTGCCCGATGGGAGCACTGATTGGCGGTTCTTCTCCCACGACTGCTTCCACTTTAGCCAGCGCGGCCACGCGATCATCTCGAACCTGTTGTGGAACAGCATGCTCCTGCCGGACGACCAGAAGCCACGACCTTCGGTGGTGCCCAAACTGTTCGAGCGGGTCGTTTGCCCCACTGCGGAGCAGCCCTATTTTGTGGTCAGGCCAAGTTGA
- the LOC6613522 gene encoding neuroguidin isoform X4: MALDYDCEAQGQDIPQAIQLLGEMNSNVKQVTDLVEGMLQRVKRGELTTEYGLSFLEVKYHMLLDYLINLTYVVLRKCSGETIEGDPSIERLIEIRTVLEKIRPIDHKLRYQIDKLVKTATTGVSSSTDPILYKPNPDDMMSSAGGAGRDEDDGEDDSDEEDEDDDEEDEDEAGAAKMPRKAATAGKSRVYVPPRIKPVYYDGDERDADKEKKALDRAKKRAITSSMLQDLKEEYLDAPTEISSGSRAQQMLSQAQKEKQEYEETYLMRLPVTKAEKHRQRKLTTLGTLGDEILGEISRESALRGDGSKKRKLAKKGKGKKRGGKKRKFH, translated from the exons ATG GCACTGGACTACGATTGCGAGGCACAGGGCCAGGACATCCCACAGGCGATTCAGCTGCTCGGGGAGATGAACAGCAATGTAAAACAAGTGACTGACTTGGTGGAGGGCATGCTGCAGCGGGTCAAGCGGGGCGAGCTAACCACAGAATACGGCCTGAGCTTCCTGGAGGTGAAGTACCACATGCTACTGGACTATTTGATCAATCTGACCTATGTCGTGCTGCGCAAATGCTCCGGAGAGACCATCGAGGGAGATCCCTCCATCGAACGCCTAATAGAGATTCGCACTGTGCTGGAGAAGATTCGGCCTATAGACCACAAGCTACGCTATCAGATCGACAAACTGGTCAAGACAGCCACCACTGGCGTCTCGAGCAGTACAGATCCCATACTTTACAAGCCCAACCCGGATGATATGATGAGCAGCGCAGGCGGAGCAGGCCGAGATGAGGACGATGGAGAAGATGACAGTgacgaggaggacgaggacgacgatgaggaggatgaggacgaggCCGGCGCAGCGAAAATGCCCCGGAAAGCGGCCACAGCCGGAAAGTCAAGAGTGTACGTGCCGCCGCGCATCAAGCCCGTTTACTACGATGGCGATGAACGCGATGCCGACAAGGAGAAAAAGGCACTGGACCGGGCCAAGAAACGAGCCATTAC GTCTTCCATGCTGCAGGACCTCAAAGAGGAATACTTGGATGCTCCTACAGAAATTTCATCTGGTTCGCGTGCTCAGCAGATGCTTTCCCAAGCTCAGAAGGAGAAGCAGGAGTACGAGGAGACCTATTTGATGCGTCTGCCGGTGACCAAGGCGGAGAAGCATCGCCAGCGAAAACTGACCACCTTGG GCACACTTGGTGATGAAATTCTTGGGGAGATCAGTCGGGAATCAGCCCTGCGTGGGGATGGAAGCAAAAAGCGCAAACTGGCCAAGAAGGGGAAGGGAAAGAAACGTGGCGGTAAAAAGCGAAAATTCCATTAA
- the LOC6613522 gene encoding neuroguidin isoform X2, translating to MVQALDYDCEAQGQDIPQAIQLLGEMNSNVKQVTDLVEGMLQRVKRGELTTEYGLSFLEVKYHMLLDYLINLTYVVLRKCSGETIEGDPSIERLIEIRTVLEKIRPIDHKLRYQIDKLVKTATTGVSSSTDPILYKPNPDDMMSSAGGAGRDEDDGEDDSDEEDEDDDEEDEDEAGAAKMPRKAATAGKSRVYVPPRIKPVYYDGDERDADKEKKALDRAKKRAITSSMLQDLKEEYLDAPTEISSGSRAQQMLSQAQKEKQEYEETYLMRLPVTKAEKHRQRKLTTLGTLGDEILGEISRESALRGDGSKKRKLAKKGKGKKRGGKKRKFH from the exons GCACTGGACTACGATTGCGAGGCACAGGGCCAGGACATCCCACAGGCGATTCAGCTGCTCGGGGAGATGAACAGCAATGTAAAACAAGTGACTGACTTGGTGGAGGGCATGCTGCAGCGGGTCAAGCGGGGCGAGCTAACCACAGAATACGGCCTGAGCTTCCTGGAGGTGAAGTACCACATGCTACTGGACTATTTGATCAATCTGACCTATGTCGTGCTGCGCAAATGCTCCGGAGAGACCATCGAGGGAGATCCCTCCATCGAACGCCTAATAGAGATTCGCACTGTGCTGGAGAAGATTCGGCCTATAGACCACAAGCTACGCTATCAGATCGACAAACTGGTCAAGACAGCCACCACTGGCGTCTCGAGCAGTACAGATCCCATACTTTACAAGCCCAACCCGGATGATATGATGAGCAGCGCAGGCGGAGCAGGCCGAGATGAGGACGATGGAGAAGATGACAGTgacgaggaggacgaggacgacgatgaggaggatgaggacgaggCCGGCGCAGCGAAAATGCCCCGGAAAGCGGCCACAGCCGGAAAGTCAAGAGTGTACGTGCCGCCGCGCATCAAGCCCGTTTACTACGATGGCGATGAACGCGATGCCGACAAGGAGAAAAAGGCACTGGACCGGGCCAAGAAACGAGCCATTAC GTCTTCCATGCTGCAGGACCTCAAAGAGGAATACTTGGATGCTCCTACAGAAATTTCATCTGGTTCGCGTGCTCAGCAGATGCTTTCCCAAGCTCAGAAGGAGAAGCAGGAGTACGAGGAGACCTATTTGATGCGTCTGCCGGTGACCAAGGCGGAGAAGCATCGCCAGCGAAAACTGACCACCTTGG GCACACTTGGTGATGAAATTCTTGGGGAGATCAGTCGGGAATCAGCCCTGCGTGGGGATGGAAGCAAAAAGCGCAAACTGGCCAAGAAGGGGAAGGGAAAGAAACGTGGCGGTAAAAAGCGAAAATTCCATTAA
- the LOC6613522 gene encoding neuroguidin isoform X3: protein MNSNVKQVTDLVEGMLQRVKRGELTTEYGLSFLEVKYHMLLDYLINLTYVVLRKCSGETIEGDPSIERLIEIRTVLEKIRPIDHKLRYQIDKLVKTATTGVSSSTDPILYKPNPDDMMSSAGGAGRDEDDGEDDSDEEDEDDDEEDEDEAGAAKMPRKAATAGKSRVYVPPRIKPVYYDGDERDADKEKKALDRAKKRAITSSMLQDLKEEYLDAPTEISSGSRAQQMLSQAQKEKQEYEETYLMRLPVTKAEKHRQRKLTTLGTLGDEILGEISRESALRGDGSKKRKLAKKGKGKKRGGKKRKFH, encoded by the exons ATGAACAGCAATGTAAAACAAGTGACTGACTTGGTGGAGGGCATGCTGCAGCGGGTCAAGCGGGGCGAGCTAACCACAGAATACGGCCTGAGCTTCCTGGAGGTGAAGTACCACATGCTACTGGACTATTTGATCAATCTGACCTATGTCGTGCTGCGCAAATGCTCCGGAGAGACCATCGAGGGAGATCCCTCCATCGAACGCCTAATAGAGATTCGCACTGTGCTGGAGAAGATTCGGCCTATAGACCACAAGCTACGCTATCAGATCGACAAACTGGTCAAGACAGCCACCACTGGCGTCTCGAGCAGTACAGATCCCATACTTTACAAGCCCAACCCGGATGATATGATGAGCAGCGCAGGCGGAGCAGGCCGAGATGAGGACGATGGAGAAGATGACAGTgacgaggaggacgaggacgacgatgaggaggatgaggacgaggCCGGCGCAGCGAAAATGCCCCGGAAAGCGGCCACAGCCGGAAAGTCAAGAGTGTACGTGCCGCCGCGCATCAAGCCCGTTTACTACGATGGCGATGAACGCGATGCCGACAAGGAGAAAAAGGCACTGGACCGGGCCAAGAAACGAGCCATTAC GTCTTCCATGCTGCAGGACCTCAAAGAGGAATACTTGGATGCTCCTACAGAAATTTCATCTGGTTCGCGTGCTCAGCAGATGCTTTCCCAAGCTCAGAAGGAGAAGCAGGAGTACGAGGAGACCTATTTGATGCGTCTGCCGGTGACCAAGGCGGAGAAGCATCGCCAGCGAAAACTGACCACCTTGG GCACACTTGGTGATGAAATTCTTGGGGAGATCAGTCGGGAATCAGCCCTGCGTGGGGATGGAAGCAAAAAGCGCAAACTGGCCAAGAAGGGGAAGGGAAAGAAACGTGGCGGTAAAAAGCGAAAATTCCATTAA
- the LOC6613524 gene encoding protein obstructor-E isoform X1, whose amino-acid sequence MAKILISALLCVAMFGSMALGSSECPTPNGRFASGEQCDSYTECQDGNPVEKLCPDGLLFHQRTKATGECTYAPYSTCKERARLQPANGTEDCPRQFGFYPNGDASKCGVYRNCAHGVASLTKCPEGLAFNEETYQCDWPDLVESCNAEAYLGFNCPAADSADDSAVAAVDVSPEGELRYYRHPQTCKKYFVCVNGHPRLYNCGKYLAFNSQTKLCDFYNKVPECYALLKEKQRLKAEKQQPHVAQPEA is encoded by the exons ATGGCTAAAATTTTAATCAGTGCTCTATTGTGCGTTGCCATGTTTGGCTCAATGG CTCTTGGCTCGTCGGAATGCCCCACGCCCAATGGACGATTTGCATCGGGTGAACAGTGCGACTCCTACACAGAGTGTCAGGATGGTAATCCCGTGGAGAAGTTGTGTCCGGACGGCCTGCTCTTCCACCAGCGCACCAAAGCGACCGGAGAGTGCACATACGCCCCGTACTCCACCTGCAAGGAGAGGGCACGCCTGCAGCCCGCCAACGGAACGGAAGATTGTCCCCGCCAGTTCGGTTTCTATCCCAACGGGGATGCGTCCAAGTGCGGTGTCTACCGCAACTGCGCCCACGGCGTGGCCAGCCTGACCAAGTGTCCCGAGGGACTGGCGTTCAATGAGGAGACCTACCAGTGCGACTGGCCCGATCTTGTGGAAAGCTGCAACGCCGAGGCGTACCTGGGTTTCAACTGCCCCGCCGCCGATTCCGCCGATGATAGCGCTGTCGCCGCCGTGGACGTCAGTCCGGAGGGAGAGCTGCGCTACTATCGCCATCCCCAGACCTGCAAGAAGTACTTCGTGTGCGTTAATGGACATCCGCGCCTGTACAACTGCGGCAAGTATCTGGCCTTCAACTCGCAGACGAAGCTGTGCGACTTCTACAACAAGGTGCCCGAGTGCTATGCCCTGCTCAAGGAGAAGCAGCGCCTGAAGGCGGAGAAGCAGCAGCCCCATGTGGCTCAGCCGGAGGCCTAG
- the LOC6613524 gene encoding protein obstructor-E isoform X2, with translation MAKILISALLCVAMFGSMAAAAAGGCKEANGTAPVSGSCDAYIECKNGVAEEKLCPDGLLYNEKSTGYPCGYPIDVECTQGQARLQAAQPTDECPHQFGYYRMGDASHCGQFMNCAAGRGFVFDCPEGLAWNPATYKCDWPDQVEDCDAEAFLGFRCPAPAPRSELLGEQEADYTFHPSQDNCQVYFICIEGRPRRIGCGEDQAFNQELNQCDDIENVPNCSSAIREKGAQIKAARLHAKKN, from the exons ATGGCTAAAATTTTAATCAGTGCTCTATTGTGCGTTGCCATGTTTGGCTCAATGG ctgccgccgctgccggtGGATGCAAGGAGGCGAATGGAACCGCTCCCGTGTCCGGTTCCTGCGATGCCTACATTGAGTGCAAGAACGGAGTGGCCGAGGAGAAGCTCTGCCCCGACGGTCTGCTGTACAACGAGAAGTCCACGGGTTACCCCTGCGGCTACCCGATCGACGTGGAGTGCACCCAGGGCCAGGCCCGCCTGCAGGCCGCTCAGCCCACGGATGAGTGCCCCCACCAGTTCGGATACTACCGCATGGGCGACGCCAGCCACTGTGGACAGTTCATGAACTGCGCCGCGGGCCGTGGCTTCGTGTTCGACTGCCCCGAGGGTCTGGCCTGGAATCCGGCCACCTACAAGTGCGATTGGCCCGATCAGGTGGAGGACTGTGACGCCGAGGCCTTCCTGGGCTTCCGCTGCCCGGCGCCGGCACCCAGATCTGAACTGCTCGGCGAGCAGGAGGCTGACTACACCTTCCATCCGTCGCAGGACAACTGCCAGGTGTACTTCATCTGCATCGAGGGACGTCCGCGTCGCATTGGATGCGGCGAGGACCAGGCCTTCAACCAGGAGCTGAACCAGTGCGACGACATCGAGAACGTGCCCAACTGCAGCAGTGCCATCCGTGAAAAGGGTGCCCAAATCAAGGCCGCTCGTCTTCACGCCAAGAAGAACTAA